A genomic segment from Torulaspora delbrueckii CBS 1146 chromosome 3, complete genome encodes:
- the TDEL0C04940 gene encoding uncharacterized protein (similar to Saccharomyces cerevisiae YPR063C; ancestral locus Anc_3.352): MALNNVKRPDLCIPYKHIAPPKSPYGTAGFSGLVNQSMPLVAMFLRNKFIAWFALIQSVHYYFNTDPEEAAAASASSKSSMDQPPLMKVLLSVVGLFVCYMNLIIPQPPIAPPKASSD, translated from the exons atggCTTTGAATAACGTTAAGAGACCAGATCTATGTATTCC ATATAAGCATATTGCTCCACCAAAGAGTCCTTATGGTACTGCGGGATTCTCGGGTCTCGTTAACCAATCGATGCCCCTCGTGGCCATGTTCTTGAGAAATAAGTTTATTGCATGGTTCGCATTGATTCAAAGTGTGCATTACTATTTCAACACTGATCcagaagaagctgctgctgcatCCGCTTCAAGTAAGAGTTCCATGGACCAACCACCATTAATGAAAGTTTTGCTCAGTGTAGTCGGTTTGTTTGTGTGTTACATGAACTTGATCATCCCACAGCCACCAATAGCTCCACCAAAGGCTAGTTCGGATTGA